A genomic region of Thermodesulfobium narugense DSM 14796 contains the following coding sequences:
- a CDS encoding Fe-S-containing hydro-lyase, which produces MEFNLTVPVKDNILESLNIGDRVFLNGIIYTARDSAHKRIIEALDGGKDLPFEINGSFIYYVGPTPARPGYVIGSAGPTTSYRMDKYTPRLLDLGLKGMIGKGNRSDEVIQSIIKNKAVYFAATGGVGALLSKCIVKSEIIAFEDLGPEAIRRLEVKNFPVVVVIDTKGNNLYEEGIKKYRIA; this is translated from the coding sequence ATGGAATTCAATTTAACTGTTCCAGTAAAGGATAATATTTTAGAAAGCTTAAATATTGGTGATAGAGTATTTTTGAACGGTATTATATATACAGCAAGGGATTCAGCACACAAGAGAATTATAGAAGCACTTGATGGTGGAAAAGATTTGCCCTTTGAAATTAATGGTAGTTTTATATATTATGTTGGACCTACTCCGGCAAGGCCAGGTTACGTGATAGGGTCTGCAGGTCCTACAACAAGTTATAGGATGGACAAGTATACTCCTCGTTTACTTGATTTAGGTTTAAAAGGGATGATAGGCAAGGGAAATAGATCTGATGAAGTTATACAGTCCATTATAAAAAATAAAGCGGTATACTTTGCTGCAACTGGTGGTGTCGGTGCCCTCCTCTCTAAATGTATTGTAAAATCTGAAATCATTGCTTTTGAGGATCTTGGTCCTGAAGCTATAAGAAGACTTGAAGTGAAAAATTTTCCGGTAGTTGTTGTAATAGATACAAAGGGGAATAACCTCTATGAAGAGGGGATAAAAAAGTATAGAATTGCGTAA
- the aprB gene encoding adenylyl-sulfate reductase subunit beta, whose protein sequence is MPSWVNPEKCDGCKAQDKTACQYICPNDLMTLNREIMKAYNQEPEYCWECYSCVKICPQQAIEVRGYADFVPLGGNAIPLRGSDNIMWTCKYRNGKVKRFKFPIRTVPEGSIKPYEGFEADPNMADLDKPGFFTHNMRGDTLPTI, encoded by the coding sequence ATGCCAAGTTGGGTAAATCCCGAAAAGTGTGATGGTTGTAAAGCACAGGATAAGACTGCCTGTCAGTATATTTGTCCAAACGATCTTATGACGTTGAACAGAGAAATTATGAAAGCCTATAACCAAGAACCAGAGTATTGTTGGGAGTGCTATAGTTGTGTAAAAATTTGTCCCCAGCAGGCAATTGAGGTAAGAGGATATGCAGACTTTGTACCTCTTGGTGGAAATGCTATACCACTACGCGGATCCGATAATATCATGTGGACCTGTAAGTATCGTAATGGCAAGGTAAAGAGATTCAAATTCCCAATTCGTACTGTTCCAGAAGGTTCAATTAAGCCTTATGAAGGCTTTGAGGCCGATCCAAATATGGCCGATCTCGATAAACCAGGTTTCTTTACGCATAATATGCGTGGGGACACTTTGCCAACAATCTAA
- a CDS encoding phenylacetate--CoA ligase family protein gives MRVEEKEKSVESLEFENIKSFLKNIAENSPFYRKKFREIGFEVNDFKSMDDFSKLPFTTKEDLRDAYPLGMLACPEEKIVRIHSSSGTTGKPVIIPYTQKDIDDWKIMMKRCYEIAGVKPTDRVQITPGYGLWTAGIGFQLGAELLGAMTIPTGPGNTDRQIEMMLNLKSTVLTSTSSYALLLGEEIERRGLREDISLRIGIIGSERWGDRMRKRIEELLNIESFDIYGLTEIYGPGIGLDCKYHNGIHVFDDFMYFEVIDPDTLEVLPDGARGELVITTFKKEGAPLLRFRTRDITSINHELCECGLKYPRIERLTGRSDDMFKIKGVNCFPAQIEIVLREFDELFSEYQIILDRFEGKDRAILKVECSEPDNTNLSKKISRRIKDRVGATFDVELLTFGALPRSEKKTKRVFDLRDEV, from the coding sequence ATGAGAGTAGAAGAAAAAGAAAAGAGCGTTGAGAGTCTAGAGTTTGAAAATATTAAAAGTTTTTTAAAAAATATTGCTGAAAATAGCCCTTTTTACAGGAAAAAATTTAGAGAAATAGGATTTGAAGTGAATGATTTTAAGTCGATGGATGATTTTTCTAAGCTTCCATTTACAACAAAAGAGGATTTAAGAGATGCATATCCTTTGGGAATGCTTGCCTGTCCTGAAGAGAAGATAGTTAGGATACATTCTTCATCTGGAACTACTGGCAAGCCAGTCATAATACCATATACGCAGAAAGATATTGACGATTGGAAAATTATGATGAAGAGGTGTTACGAGATAGCCGGAGTAAAGCCAACTGATAGGGTTCAGATTACACCAGGTTATGGTTTATGGACTGCTGGTATAGGATTCCAACTTGGAGCTGAATTATTAGGTGCTATGACAATTCCGACTGGTCCAGGCAATACTGATAGACAAATAGAAATGATGCTAAATTTAAAATCTACTGTTCTTACTTCAACCTCTTCTTATGCTCTTCTATTGGGGGAAGAAATAGAAAGAAGAGGTTTAAGAGAAGATATATCTTTAAGAATTGGGATAATAGGTTCAGAAAGATGGGGGGATCGTATGAGAAAAAGAATTGAGGAACTTTTGAATATTGAGTCATTTGACATATATGGCCTTACTGAAATTTATGGTCCTGGCATTGGCCTTGATTGCAAATATCATAATGGAATTCACGTCTTCGACGATTTTATGTATTTTGAAGTAATAGATCCTGACACTTTAGAAGTGTTGCCTGATGGAGCAAGAGGTGAGCTGGTAATCACTACTTTCAAAAAAGAGGGCGCTCCACTTCTTAGATTTAGAACTAGAGATATTACTTCAATAAATCATGAATTGTGTGAATGCGGCTTGAAATATCCAAGAATAGAAAGGTTAACTGGAAGATCTGACGATATGTTTAAGATAAAGGGGGTAAATTGCTTTCCTGCACAAATAGAAATAGTTTTAAGAGAATTTGATGAATTGTTTTCTGAATATCAGATAATTTTGGATAGATTTGAAGGTAAAGATAGAGCTATTTTAAAGGTTGAGTGTAGTGAGCCAGACAACACAAATTTATCAAAAAAGATATCCAGAAGAATAAAGGATAGAGTAGGAGCAACTTTTGACGTTGAACTATTGACATTTGGGGCTTTACCAAGAAGTGAGAAAAAAACTAAAAGAGTTTTTGACTTAAGAGATGAGGTTTAG
- a CDS encoding NifB/NifX family molybdenum-iron cluster-binding protein, giving the protein MRIAFTVFDKDKMIIDESFGRAKLFLVYDSGEKKWEEFENVQNFKAPQGAGLQAAQTIINANVDVVISKNIGPKAFNLLRSQNIKIYTTDEKDIKIVLKLFLEGKLEELKDPNQFGMG; this is encoded by the coding sequence ATGAGAATAGCATTTACAGTTTTTGATAAGGATAAGATGATCATAGACGAAAGCTTTGGAAGAGCTAAACTTTTTCTTGTTTATGATAGTGGAGAAAAGAAATGGGAAGAATTCGAAAACGTTCAAAATTTCAAAGCTCCTCAGGGTGCAGGTCTGCAGGCTGCTCAAACGATTATAAATGCCAATGTAGATGTCGTGATTTCAAAGAATATAGGGCCTAAGGCATTTAATCTTTTAAGATCACAAAATATAAAAATTTATACTACTGATGAAAAGGACATTAAAATAGTTCTAAAATTGTTTTTAGAAGGTAAGTTAGAAGAGCTAAAAGATCCAAATCAATTCGGGATGGGCTAG
- a CDS encoding bacteriohemerythrin, producing the protein MPAVQWSDDLSSGFKEIDDQHKELINRVNKLLDACNSGKGRQEIGETLNFLSDYVVEHFNSEEKYMKQYNYPGLNEQIEQHKYFVNYVGDLKKDFEQNGPSISLTMKLSKNLVDWLVNHIMKVDKKAGAFLKEKAR; encoded by the coding sequence ATGCCAGCAGTTCAGTGGAGCGATGACTTAAGTTCTGGGTTTAAAGAGATTGACGATCAGCACAAAGAACTTATAAACAGAGTAAATAAGCTTTTAGATGCTTGTAATTCTGGTAAGGGGAGACAGGAAATAGGTGAGACACTAAATTTTTTATCAGATTACGTTGTTGAACACTTTAATTCTGAAGAAAAATATATGAAACAATACAATTATCCTGGTTTAAATGAACAAATCGAGCAACATAAATATTTTGTTAACTATGTAGGAGATTTAAAGAAAGATTTTGAACAAAATGGACCTTCAATTTCTCTTACAATGAAATTAAGCAAAAACCTAGTAGATTGGCTGGTCAATCACATAATGAAAGTTGACAAAAAAGCTGGAGCTTTTTTGAAAGAGAAGGCGCGTTAA
- a CDS encoding adenylate kinase: MRLVFLGAPGAGKGTQAKMLVEQLKIPQISTGDMLRKAVADGTPLGKEAKSYMDKGELVPDSVVIGLIKERLQEPDTENGFILDGFPRNVSQAKELDSLLGDLGKPLDVALVLDVPFEDLMKRLTGRRTCKSCGQMYNIYFSPPKVEGKCDVCGGELYQRADDNEETIKKRLEVYQSSTEPLIEYYRNKGILKVVEGTGDINAIYRKILVQLNPVV, translated from the coding sequence ATGAGACTAGTATTTTTAGGTGCACCAGGGGCTGGCAAAGGAACACAGGCGAAGATGTTAGTAGAGCAACTTAAGATACCTCAGATTTCAACAGGGGATATGTTAAGGAAGGCGGTAGCAGATGGTACTCCTCTGGGGAAGGAAGCTAAGAGTTATATGGATAAAGGCGAACTTGTTCCGGATAGCGTAGTAATAGGCCTTATAAAGGAAAGGCTTCAAGAGCCCGATACAGAAAATGGCTTTATTTTGGACGGTTTTCCAAGAAATGTTTCTCAGGCAAAAGAATTAGACTCTCTTCTTGGTGATTTGGGCAAGCCACTAGATGTGGCACTAGTATTGGATGTTCCATTTGAAGATCTTATGAAGCGCTTAACAGGAAGAAGAACGTGTAAATCCTGCGGTCAAATGTACAACATTTATTTTTCTCCACCAAAGGTTGAGGGAAAATGTGATGTTTGTGGTGGAGAGCTATACCAACGTGCAGATGATAACGAAGAAACAATTAAGAAAAGACTTGAGGTATATCAGAGTTCTACAGAACCTCTAATAGAATACTATAGAAATAAAGGTATATTAAAAGTAGTTGAGGGTACGGGCGATATTAATGCGATATATAGAAAAATTCTTGTTCAGCTTAACCCAGTCGTTTAA
- the sat gene encoding sulfate adenylyltransferase: protein MSQHVAVDNTLSPHGGKLVYRVVEDKEKAKELAKKAKARVPVRGQIARECISIAYGFFSPLEGFMGAKDVDSVVHNMTLANGYVWSIPIVFDMSEEEIEKYGIAKGDSVLFTYKDQPLAIFDVEEMFVYDKIAMAKHVYGTDDEKHPGVKRTYDYKAKFLGGKITLINPPVFNPPFDRFWFPPAESRMQFMKNGWTKVVAHQTRNVPHTGHEWLMKGAWFAANADAVLVSCVVGEKRKGDYIDECIVLGQAALREYGYFREDVHMTSMILWDMRYAGPREAVFHAIVRKNLGCTHHMFGRDHAGVGDYYPTYGAHEIFNGLPDLGIKSVLTKEWYYCPVCAGIVYEGFDGHKKQKQKFSGTVIRSIIQQGVKPTRLIFRPEVFDTVMMCAEKYGFGSPFVNDNYLENRNPVFTIPPMEV from the coding sequence TTGAGTCAACATGTGGCAGTAGACAACACGCTTTCTCCTCATGGCGGCAAACTTGTTTACAGGGTTGTCGAAGATAAGGAAAAGGCGAAAGAGCTTGCGAAAAAGGCAAAGGCACGAGTTCCAGTGAGAGGACAAATTGCTAGAGAGTGCATAAGCATAGCTTATGGATTTTTCTCTCCACTGGAAGGATTTATGGGTGCAAAGGATGTAGACAGCGTAGTTCATAACATGACTTTGGCAAATGGATACGTTTGGTCTATACCAATCGTATTTGACATGTCAGAAGAAGAGATCGAAAAGTATGGAATTGCCAAGGGAGATAGTGTGCTTTTCACTTACAAAGATCAGCCCTTAGCGATTTTTGATGTTGAAGAGATGTTTGTTTATGACAAGATTGCAATGGCTAAGCACGTTTATGGCACTGATGATGAAAAGCATCCTGGAGTAAAGAGAACTTACGATTACAAGGCCAAATTTTTAGGCGGCAAAATTACTCTTATCAACCCTCCAGTTTTTAATCCACCCTTTGATCGTTTCTGGTTTCCACCGGCCGAATCAAGAATGCAATTTATGAAAAATGGTTGGACAAAAGTAGTTGCTCATCAAACCAGAAACGTGCCTCACACAGGTCATGAATGGCTTATGAAGGGTGCATGGTTTGCTGCTAATGCAGATGCTGTATTAGTTTCTTGCGTTGTTGGAGAGAAGAGAAAGGGCGATTATATAGATGAGTGTATAGTTCTAGGACAAGCTGCACTAAGAGAATACGGTTATTTCAGAGAAGATGTTCATATGACTTCGATGATTCTCTGGGATATGAGGTATGCAGGACCTAGAGAAGCAGTATTTCATGCAATTGTTCGTAAAAACCTTGGATGTACTCACCATATGTTTGGACGTGACCACGCTGGCGTTGGTGACTATTATCCAACCTACGGTGCTCACGAGATCTTCAATGGCCTACCAGATCTAGGCATTAAGTCTGTCTTAACTAAAGAATGGTACTATTGTCCGGTTTGTGCCGGGATCGTTTATGAAGGATTTGATGGACACAAAAAGCAAAAGCAAAAGTTTTCTGGCACAGTAATTCGTTCTATCATTCAACAAGGCGTTAAACCAACAAGACTCATATTCAGGCCTGAGGTATTTGATACTGTTATGATGTGTGCAGAGAAATATGGCTTTGGTTCACCTTTCGTAAATGACAACTATCTTGAGAATCGTAATCCAGTCTTTACGATTCCTCCAATGGAGGTGTAA
- the pepF gene encoding oligoendopeptidase F, with product MKDNKTEILERNKIDSTYKWSIEDLYISKEAFESDFKKAKEFIQDIKNYQNTLNSKEKILECLKFRDEISKILDKLYTYSHMKFDEDSSIEESQIILSNVQWLFQSFEESIAFIEPELISLGEKFLNEISLDPDFEDYNFEIINLIRQIPHTLSQNEEKLLAKTSLLAFSPSNIYHHLTISDFEFPDAFDSNNKPYPVTQGTYSLYVHNKDRTLRESAYKSLFGTYKHHQNMLASNLDMSFKFLNFYSSARKYESSIDYSLFSDNVSKNFYKNLIDIVKSNLQPLHSYIKLKSKVLGLKKVRLFDLNVSLFDFEKDISYQDSIEIIINSLVPLGKEYIDLAQKAFSERWIDVYENKNKASGAYSTSCYDVHPYILLNYHGNLEDVFTLAHELGHAIHSALTNKNQPYPKSSYSIISAEIASITNEMLLLEYLIENTSDKNEKKFFLNKFLENTRTTLYRQIQFAEFEMKISDLIDNSQPLTAQNLNNIYDNLNKEYYGDLFETDEYSGVEWSRIPHFYSPFYVYKYATGFSCANYFAQRILNEDTASYIKFLKSGGSNFPLELLKSAGLDLESLEPVKFTIKKFIEKLREVSV from the coding sequence TTGAAAGATAACAAAACTGAAATTCTTGAAAGAAATAAAATTGACAGTACTTATAAGTGGTCGATAGAAGATCTATATATATCAAAAGAAGCTTTTGAGTCTGATTTCAAAAAGGCAAAAGAATTTATTCAAGACATTAAAAATTATCAAAATACTCTAAATAGTAAAGAGAAAATTTTAGAATGCTTAAAATTCAGAGATGAAATTTCAAAAATTTTAGATAAACTATATACTTATTCACACATGAAATTCGATGAGGATTCATCAATAGAAGAATCTCAAATAATACTTTCCAATGTACAATGGCTTTTTCAAAGCTTTGAGGAATCGATCGCCTTTATCGAACCCGAATTAATATCCTTAGGTGAAAAGTTTTTAAATGAAATTTCTTTAGACCCTGATTTTGAAGATTATAATTTTGAAATAATTAATCTAATCAGACAAATCCCACACACTTTAAGCCAAAACGAGGAAAAACTATTAGCAAAAACCTCTCTTCTTGCATTTTCCCCTTCCAATATTTATCACCACTTGACTATTAGCGATTTTGAGTTTCCCGACGCATTTGATTCAAACAACAAACCATATCCCGTAACACAGGGAACATATTCTTTATACGTACATAATAAGGATAGAACTTTAAGAGAAAGCGCATACAAATCACTCTTTGGAACTTATAAACACCATCAAAATATGCTTGCTTCCAATTTAGATATGTCATTTAAATTCTTAAATTTCTATTCATCAGCAAGAAAGTATGAATCTTCAATAGATTATTCTCTATTTTCAGATAACGTAAGCAAAAATTTTTACAAAAATCTAATAGACATTGTAAAATCAAACCTACAGCCTCTTCATTCATATATAAAATTAAAATCAAAAGTTTTAGGTTTGAAAAAAGTCAGGCTTTTTGACCTTAACGTTTCATTGTTTGATTTCGAAAAAGATATTAGCTATCAAGATTCAATAGAGATCATCATAAATTCTCTCGTGCCTCTTGGCAAAGAGTATATCGATCTAGCCCAGAAAGCTTTCAGTGAAAGATGGATAGACGTTTATGAAAACAAAAATAAAGCCTCTGGCGCATATTCCACTTCATGTTATGATGTGCATCCATATATACTCCTCAACTATCATGGAAATTTAGAAGACGTTTTTACTCTCGCACACGAATTGGGTCACGCTATTCACAGTGCCTTGACAAATAAAAACCAACCCTATCCAAAATCTTCCTATAGCATTATTTCTGCAGAAATTGCGTCTATTACGAATGAGATGTTGCTTCTAGAATATCTAATAGAAAATACTTCAGATAAAAATGAGAAAAAATTCTTTTTAAATAAATTTTTAGAGAATACCAGAACCACCTTGTATAGGCAAATACAATTTGCAGAGTTTGAAATGAAAATATCTGACTTAATAGATAATTCTCAACCCTTAACAGCACAAAATCTTAATAATATTTATGATAACTTAAATAAAGAATATTATGGCGATTTGTTTGAGACTGATGAATACTCAGGAGTTGAATGGTCAAGAATACCTCATTTTTATAGTCCCTTTTACGTATATAAATATGCAACAGGCTTTTCTTGTGCAAACTATTTTGCGCAAAGAATTTTAAATGAAGATACAGCAAGTTATATAAAGTTCTTAAAATCTGGAGGATCAAATTTCCCCTTAGAACTATTAAAATCTGCAGGACTAGATCTTGAAAGTCTTGAACCAGTAAAGTTTACAATAAAAAAATTTATAGAAAAACTTAGAGAAGTTTCTGTTTAA
- a CDS encoding DUF6955 family protein, with translation MSNGDLKLTISLWVGPEREEALKKANMLEIPELQEAFAGLKRLSVPITYDQAQKLKEVYPSAKIDTSSTQTVELLPRECLDKIFAMVIEKKNVNVIQDLLKSLGK, from the coding sequence ATGAGTAACGGTGATTTGAAACTTACAATATCACTTTGGGTTGGACCTGAAAGAGAAGAAGCTTTAAAAAAGGCAAATATGCTTGAAATTCCTGAACTTCAGGAGGCTTTTGCAGGATTAAAGAGGTTAAGTGTTCCTATTACCTACGATCAGGCTCAGAAGCTTAAAGAAGTTTATCCTTCAGCAAAGATAGACACTTCTTCTACTCAAACGGTAGAGTTGTTACCAAGGGAGTGCCTGGATAAGATATTTGCAATGGTAATTGAAAAAAAGAATGTAAATGTAATACAAGATCTTTTAAAATCTTTAGGGAAGTAA